The genomic DNA GTGCTGCGCAGGCTGCAGTCCGCCGTCGCGGAGGCCTACGCGGCGGGGTATCTGGGCAGCGACGTCATGGGTTCGGGCTTCGGGCTCGACCTGATCGTGCACGCGGGGGCCGGCGCCTACATCTGCGGTGAGGAGACCGCGCTGCTCGACTCCCTGGAGGGCCGGCGCGGTCAGCCTCGGCTGCGGCCGCCGTTCCCTGCCGTCGCAGGCCTCTACGCGTGCCCGACGGTGGTCAACAACGTCGAGTCGATCGCCAGCGTCCCAGCGGTGGTGTCCGGCGGCGTCGACTGGTTCAAGTCGATGGGGTCGGAGAAGTCACCGGGCTTCACGCTCTACTCGCTGTCCGGTCACGTCACCCGTCCCGGTCAGTACGAGGCGCCGCTGGGCATCACGCTGCGCGAGCTGCTCGAGTACGCCGGCGGGGTGCGGGCCGGGCACGAGCTGAAGTTCTGGACCCCAGGCGGATCCTCCACGCCGTTGCTGACGGCCGAACACCTGGACGTGCCACTGGATTACGAGAACGTGGCCAAGGCGGGTTCCATGCTTGGCACCAAGGCGTTGCAGATCTTCGACGAGACGACGTGCGTGGTGCGTGCGGTGCGGCGGTGGACGCAGTTCTACGCCCACGAGTCGTGCGGCAAGTGCACGCCGTGCCGCGAGGGCACGTACTGGCTGGCGCAGATATACGCGCGGCTCGAGGCTGGGCAAGGCAGCGAGGCGGACATCGACAAACTGCTCGACGTCTCCGACGCCATCCTCGGTAAGTCGTTCTGCGCGCTCGGCGACGGCGCGGCGAGCCCGATCCTGTCGTCCGTCAAGTACTTCCGCGACGAGTACCTCGCACACCTCGACGGCGGGTGCCCGTTCGACCCTCTTGCATCCATGCTCGCAGCGCCGGAAGGGGTTGGCGTATGACGACTGCCGAGGACAAGACCGGGAACGAGTCCCGCACGACGCCGGCCCCGGCCGAGGTCGAGATGGTCTCGCTCACCATCGACGACCATCGGATCAGCGTGCCGAAGGGCACTCTGGTGATCCGTGCCGCGGAGCTGATGGGCATCCAGATCCCCCGGTTCTGCGACCACCCGCTGCTCGACCCCGTCGGCGCCTGCCGTCAGTGCCTGGTCGAGGTGGAGGGACAGCGCAAACCGCTCGCGTCCTGCACCACCACCGCCACGCCCGACATGGTGGTGCGCACACAGCTCACCTCGGAGGTCGCCGACAAGGCGCAGCACGGCGTGATGGAACTGCTGCTGATCAATCATCCGCTGGACTGCCCGGTGTGCGACAAGGGCGGCGAGTGCCCATTGCAGAACCAGGCGATGTCCAACGGCCGGGCCGACTCCCGCTTCACCGACGTCAAGCGGACCTACCCGAAACCCATCAATCTGTCGTCGCAGGTGCTGCTCGACCGCGAACGGTGCGTGCTGTGCGCGAGGTGCACCCGGTTCTCCAATCAGATCGCGGGCGATCCGTTCATCGAACTGATCGAGCGCGGCGCGTTGCAGCAGGTCGGGATCGCGGCCGGAGAGCCGTTCGATTCGTACTTCTCCGGCAACACCGTGCAGATCTGTCCCGTTGGCGCGCTGACCGGGACCGCCTACCGCTTCCGGGCCCGACCGTTCGACCTGGTGTCGTCGGCCAGCGTGTGCGAGCACTGCGCTTCTGGATGCGCCCAGCGCACCGATCACCGGCGCGGAAAGGTGTTGCGCCGCCTCGCTGGTGACGACCCCGAGGTCAACGAGGAGTGGAACTGCGACAAGGGTCGCTGGGCGTTCACTTACGCCAGGCAGGGCGACCGGATCACCACCCCGTTGATCCGCACGCCCGACGGCACCCACCGCCCGGCGTCGTGGTCGGAGGCCGTCGCTGTTGCGGTTCGTGGTCTGACGTCGGCGGCCGTCCGCACCGGCGTCCTGGTCGGGGGCCGCGCGACGCTCGAGGACGCCTACGCCTACGCCAAGTTCGCGCGAATCGTGCTCGGCACCAACGACGTCGACTTCCGCAGCCGCGCCCATTCGGAGGAGGAGGCGCGCTTCCTGGCCGCGGCCGTGGCGGGCCGCTCGATGGCGGTGACGTACGCCGATCTGGAGGCCGCGCCCGCCGTGCTGCTCGTCGGGTTCGAGCCCGAGGAGGAGTCGCCGATCGTCTTCCTGCGGTTGCGCAAGGCCGTGCGCAAGCGTGGCCTTGCCGTCACCGCCGTCGCGCCGTTCGCCAGCCGGGGTTTGGCCAAGCTGGGCGGAACGCTCGTCAGCACCCCGCCCGGCGGGGAGGCCGACGCGCTCGACGCGCTGGCCGCCGACGTCGCGCCCGGAACGATCGTGCTGGTCGGCGAGCGGCTCGCATGCTCGCCCGGCGCCTACTCCGCGGTGCTTCGACTCGCTCAAGCCGCGGACGCCCGGGTGGGGTGGGTGCCACGTCGCGCGGGTGACCGCGGCGCACTGGAGGCCGGGGCGATGCCCAATCTCCTGCCTGGCGGCCGCCCGGTCGAAGACGCCCGCGCCCGCGCCGAGGTGGCCGCGGCATGGCACGTCGACGAATTGCCCTCAGAGGCCGGGCGAGACACGTCGGCGATACTGGCCGCTGCACTCGATGGGTCCCTCGACGCACTGCTCGTCGGCGGCGTCGAACTCGCCGACCTGCCCGATCCGGAGGCAGCGCGCCTCGCGTTGGACGCCGCACGGTTCGTCGTCAGCCTGGAACTGCGGCACAGCGACGTAACCGAGCGCGCCGACGTCGTGTTCCCCGTGGCACCCGTCGCCGAGAAGGCCGGTTCGTTTGTCAACTGGGAGGGCAGGCTGCGGCCCTTCGAGCCCGCGCTGCCGCCCGAGGCCACCGCCGACATGCGCGTCCTGGCGGCACTCGCCGACGAGGTGGGCATCGACCTGACCCTGCGCGACGCCGCGGGCACCCGCGCCGAGATCATGCGACTCGGCGCCTGGGACGGATCGACGGCGGAGGCTCCCGACGTCGCGCCGCAGGCGCCAGTGCTGCCACCGGTGGGCACCGCGGTGCTCACCGGATGGCGCATGCTGCTCGGTACCGGGGCCGTCCACGGTCGGCTCCAGGACGGCGAGCCGCATCTGGCCGGAACGGCCCGGCCGGCCGTCGCGCGGCTGTCACCGGCCAGCGCCGAAGCCATCGGTGCGCTCGATGGCGATCCGGTGGTCGTGGCGGGCGCAGTCACGCTCCCCCTGGAGATCACCGCGATGCCCGACGGCGTCGTGTGGGCGCCGCTTGGACTCGTTGCAGCGCAACCCGGTTCGGTCGTCGGCATCACCCGGGCAGGTGACCCGTCGTGACCTACCCCGACCTCTCGTCGTTCGGACGCGACCCCTGGTGGCTGGTGCTCGCCAAGGCGCTGGGCATCTTCGTTTTCTGCGTGCTGACGGTGCTGGTCGCGATCCTCGTCGAGCGAAAAGTTCTGGGCCGCATGCAGATGCGGTACGGACCGAACCGCGTCGGTCCGTTCGGCCTGCTGCAGAGCCTTGCCGACGGGGTCAAGCTCGCCCTCAAGGAGGGGCTGGTCCCAGCCGGCGTCGACAAGCCGATCTACCTGCTGGCACCCGTCATCTCGGTGGTCCCGGCGATCATGGCGTTCGCGGTCATCCCGATGGGCGGCATGGTCAGCGTCTTCGGTCACCAGACCCCACTGCAGCTGACGGACCTGCCCGTCGCCGTGCTCTACGTGCTGGCGGTCACGTCGATCGGGGTCTACGGAATCGTGTTGGCCGGATGGGCATCCGGTTCGACCTACCCCCTGCTCGGCGGGCTCCGCTCCAGCGCTCAGGTGGTGTCCTACGAGATCGCCATGGCGCTGTCGTTCGCCGCGGTGTTCCTCTACTCAGGCACGATGTCGACCTCGGAGATCGTCGCCGGGCAGCGCGACCTGTGGTACGTCTTCCTGCTGCTGCCGTCGTTCCTGATCTACGTGACTTCGATGGTCGGCGAGACGAACCGCGCGCCGTTCGACCTGCCCGAGGCCGAGGGCGAGCTGGTCGGCGGCTTCCACACCGAGTACTCGTCGCTGAAGTTCGCGATGTTCATGCTGGCCGAGTACGTCAACATGACGACGGTGTCGGCGCTGGCCGCCACGTTGTTCCTCGGCGGATGGCAGGCACCGTGGCCGATCAGCCTGATCGACGGCGCGAACACCGGCTGGTGGCCGCTGCTGTGGTTCGTGGCGAAGGTCTGGATGTTCCTGTTCTTCTTCATGTGGCTGCGGGCCACGCTGCCACGGATGCGCTACGACCAGTTCATGAATCTGGGCTGGAAGGTCCTGATCCCCATCTCGCTGGTGTGGATCATGACCGTCGCGATCGTGCGCACGTTGCGCGCCGAGGGGTACGACGGGCTCGCGGTCTTCCTCGTCATCGCGAGCGCGGTGGTGGGCGTCGGCCTGCTCGCCTACCTCGGAAAGCGCATGCGCCGCAGGCGGATCCGGCTCGACCCCGGCCCCGCTCCCGACTCGGGTTCGTTCCCGACTCCCCCGATCCCCAGCAAGGAGGTCACCCGTGCCTAGCAAACCGAACTTCATCGACGCGGTCGCCGGTTTCGGCGTCACGTTCAAGGCGATGTTCCAAAAGCCGATCACCGAGGAGTATCCGGAGAAGCCGGGTCCGACCGCAACGCACTATCACGGTCGCCACCAACTCAACCGATACGAGGACGGGTTGGAGAAGTGCATCGGCTGCGAGCTGTGTGCTTGGGCCTGCCCGGCCGACGCGATCTTCGTCGAGGGCGCCGACAACACCGAGGCGGAACGCTTCTCCCCGGGTGAGCGGTACGGCCGCGTCTATCAGATCAACTACCTGCGGTGCATCGGCTGCGGCCTGTGCATCGAGGCCTGCCCCACCCGGGCGCTGACGATGACCAACGACTACGAGATGGCCGACGACAACCGGTCCGACCTCATCTACGGCAAGGACAAGCTGCTGGCCCCGCTGCAGCCGGACATGACACCACCGCCGCACGGGATGGCCGAGGGCAGCACCGACGAGGACTACTACCGCGGCAACGTCACCGCCGACGGGCTCGCCACACCGAGGGAACCCGTGCTGTGACGGCGGAACTCGTCCTCGCCGCCGACGCCGCGTTCCGCACGTCCACCGGTGAGGCGGTGCTGTTCTACGCCTTCGGCACACTGGCCGTCATAGCCGCGGTCGCGATGGTCGCCGCGCCGCGGGCCGTGTACTCGGCGATCTTCCTCGCGTGCACCATGATCATCCTGGCAGTGCTGTACATCGCCCAGGGCGCGATCTTCCTCGGCGTGGTGCAGATCGTGGTGTACACCGGCGCGGTGATGATGCTGTTCCTGTTCGTCCTCATGCTCATCGGGGTCGACTCGGCGGACTCACTCGCCGAGACCATCCGCGGCCAGCGGGTGGCCGCGATCGTCTCGGGCGTCGCGTTCGGACTGCTGCTGATCGCCGGTGTCGGCAACGCGTCGGCGGGCGGATTCACCGGCCTGGCCGAGGCCAATGCCGGCGGGAACGTCGAGGGCCTCGCCGCGCTGATCTTCGTCCGCTACCTGTGGGCGTTCGAACTCACTAGCGCGCTGCTCATCACGGCGGCACTCGGCGCGATGGTGCTCGCGCACCGGGAACGGATCGGCCGCCGGAAGACGCAGCGCGAGATGGCCATCGAACGGTTCTCCGCGGGCAGTCACCCGACGCCCATGCCCAACCCGGGGGTCTACGCCAGGCACAACGCCGTCGACATCTCGGCCCGGCTGCCCGACGGGTCCGACTCCGAACTGTCCGTCAGCGCCATCCTGACGCCCAGGAGCGGGACGTGAATCCCACCAACTACCTGTACCTGTCGGTGCTGTTGTTCACCATCGGGGCGGCCGGAGTGCTGTTGCGCCGCAACGCGATCGTCATGTTCATGTGCGTCGAGCTGATGCTGAACGCCGCGAACCTGGCGTTCGTGACGTTCAGCCGCATGCACGGCCACCTCGACGGCCAGGTGGTCGCGTTCTTCACGATGGTGGTCGCCGCCTGCGAGGTCGTCGTCGGGCTGGCGATCATCATGGCCATCTTCCGCGCCAGACGGTCGGCCGAGGTCGACTCCGCGAACCTGTTGAGGCACTAGTGACACTTCCGGTGTGGCTGCTGATCGCGCTACCGCTGGCCGGTGCGGTGGTGTTGTTGCTCGGCGGGCGGGCGACCAACGCCTGGGGGCATCTGCTGGGCACGGCCACCGCCGTCGCGTCGTTCGCGGTGGGGGTGGTGCTGTTCGTCGACCTGCTGGGCCGCGGCGCCGAGGACCGCGCGATGCACCAGACCCTGTTCTCCTGGCTCCCGGTCGGCGAACTCCGGGTGGACTTCGGGCTGCAACTGGATCAGCTGTCGATCTGCTTCGTGTTGCTGATCACCGGCGTCGGCTCGCTCATCCACGTGTACTCCATCGGCTACATGGCCCACGACCCGGAGCGCAGGCGCTTCTTCGCCTACCTGAACCTGTTCGTGGCGGCCATGTTGCTGCTCGTGCTCGCCGACAACTACCTCGGCCTCTACGTCGGGTGGGAGGGCGTCGGCCTGGCGTCGTACCTGCTGATCGGGTTCTGGTCGCACAAGCCATCGGCGGCGACTGCCGCCAAGAAGGCGTTCGTGGTCAACCGCGTCGGCGACATCGGCCTCGCGCTGGCGCTCATGGTGATGTTCGCCCAACTCGGAACCGTTTCCTACGCAGGCGTGTTCGACGCCGCCGGGCAGTTGTCCCCGGGCGCACTCAATGCCATCGGACTGCTCCTGCTGCTCGCGGCATGCGGCAAGTCCGCGCAGGTGCCGCTGCAGTCGTGGCTGGGCGACGCGATGGAGGGCCCGACACCCGTCTCCGCGCTGATCCACGCCGCCACCATGGTCACGGCGGGCGTGTACCTGATCGTGCGGTCCGGGCCGGTGTACGACCTGGCGCCCGCGGCCCGCACCGGCGTCGTGGTGGTCGGCGCGGTCACACTGCTGTTCGGTGCGATCATCGGGTGCGCGAAGGACGACATCAAGAAGGCGCTCGCCGCGTCGACGATGTCGCAGATCGGGTACATGGTGCTCGCCGCGGGCCTCGGCCCGGCCGGCTATGCGATCGCGATCATGCACCTGCTCACCCACGGCTTCTTCAAGGCCGGGCTGTTCCTCGGCGCGGGCTCGGTCATGCACGGCATGAACGACGAGACCGACATGCGCCGCTATGGCGGGCTCCGCAAGTACATGCCAATCACGTTCGTGACGTTCGGACTCGGCTACCTCGCGATCATCGGAGTGCCACCGCTGTCGGGCTTCTTCTCCAAGGACCCCATCATCGAGACCGCCTTCGGTGGAGGCGGTCTCAAGGGCATCCTGCTCGGCGGTGCCGCGCTACTCGGCGCGGGCATCACGGCGTTCTACATGACGCGGGTCATGCTGATGACGTTCTTCGGCGAAAGGCGTTGGCAACCCAACAGTCACCCCCACGAGTCGCCGGCCACGATGACGTTGCCGATGATCGTGCTCGCGGTGGGCTCGGTCGGCGCCGGCGCGCTGCTGGCGATCGGCGGCACGCTCGAGCACTGGCTCGAGCCGGTCGTCGGCGCGCACGAGGCGCACCACGTCGTCCCCGCATGGGTGATGACGGTGATCACCATGTCGGTCATCGCCGTCGGGGTCCTCGTCGCCTACCGGATGTACGGCAGGCGACCGGTGCTCGAGACAGCCCCCGACGACGTCTCCGCCCTGACCGTGGCCGCCCGTCGGGATCTGTACGGCGACGCCGCCAACGAGGAATTCCTGATGCGGCCCGGCCAGATGCTCACCGCCGGTCTCGTCGAGATCGACGACGAGGGCATCGACGGGGTGTCCCGCGGCGTGGGCGCCGTCGTCGGCGGTTCCTCGCTGGGCCTCGGGCGACTGCAGACGGGCTTCGCCCGCAGTTACGCGCTGTCCATGCTGGGCGGGGCTGCCGTCGTGGTCGCGGCCGTCCTGGCGGCGAGGGTCTGGTGACGACTATGCCGTGGTTGACGATCCTGTGGGCGGTGCCGATGGTCGGTGCCGCCCTGGTGATGCTGCTGCCGTCGGGCGCACGCCATCTCGCGAAGTACGCTGCGCTGGCGGTGTCACTGGTGGTGCTGGCCGTGACCGTGCTGCTGGCCATGAGTTTCCAGCCCGGCGGCCCGCGGTACCAGTTCGTCGAGGACCACGACTGGATCCCGTCGTTCGGCACGGGGTACATCCTTGGCATCGACGGCATCGCGCTGGCCCTGGTGGTGCTGACCGCGGTCCTGGTCCCGGTGCTGATCGTCGCCGGCTGGAATGACGCGACCGACCACGCCCGTTCGGTACACGCCTACATGGCCTTGACGCTGGCGGTCGAGGGCATGGTGCTGATCTCGCTGACGGCGCTGGACGTGCTGCTGTTCTACGTCTTCTTCGAGGCGATGCTGATTCCGATGTACTTCCTCATCGGCGGCTTCGGCGGGCAGGAGAAGAGCAAGGCCGCGGTGAAGTTCCTGCTGTACAACCTCTTCGGCGGTCTGATCATGCTGGCCGCCGTCATCGGGCTGTACGTGGCCACCGCGGGCAGCGACGCGTTCGCCTCTGGCACGTTCGACTTCCGCGCCATCGTCGACGCGATGTCCAGCGGTGCGCTCGACGTCGATCCGGCGGTGCTCAACGCCCTGTTCCTCGGGTTCATGTTCGCGTTCGCGATCAAGGCGCCGCTGTGGCCGTTCCACCGGTGGCTGCCCGACGCGGCGGTGGAGTCGACACCCGCGACCGCGGTGCTCATGATGGCGGTGGTCGACAAGGTCGGGACATTCGGCATGCTGCGGTACTGCCTGCAGTTGTTCCCCGACGCGTCGATGACGTTCCGTCCATTGGTGATCACGCTCGCGGTGATCGGCATCGTCTACGGCGCGATCGTGGCGATCGGGCAGACCGACGTCATGCGGCTGATCGCGTACACGTCGATATCCCACTTCGGGTTCATCATCCTGGGCATCTTCGTGATGACCAGCCAGGGGCAGTCGGGCTCGACGCTCTACATGGTCAACCACGGCATCTCGACCGCGGCGCTGTTCCTCATCGCCGGTTTCCTGGTGTCACGCAGGGGCACTCGCGCCATCGCGGCGTACGGCGGCGTCCAGAAAGTGGCGCCGGTGCTGGCCGGCACGTTCCTCGTCGCCGGTCTCGCAACGCTGTCGCTACCGGGTCTCGCCCCGTTCGTCAGCGAATTCCTGGTGCTGATCGGGACGTTCACGGTCTACCCGGTATTCGCGGTGTTCGCCGCACTGGCCCTGGTGCTCTCCGCGATCTACGTGCTGTGGGCCTATCAGCGGATGATGACGGGGCCGGTCACCGTCGGCAACGAGGCCATACCCGACCTGGTGCCGCGGGAACTGCTGGTGATCACGCCCTTGATCGCGATCCTGTTGGTGCTGGGGGTCTATCCGAAGCCCGCGCTGGACGTGATCGACCCGGCCGTGGGCCATACGCTGACCACCATCGGCCAGCAGGATCCGGCACCGCGCGTGGCGCAGGAAGGACCCGCTCGATGAACCTCGTGCCGCCGACGGTCGAATACGAACTGCTCTCGCCGCTACTGATCGTGCTGGGCGCGGCGATCGTCGGCGTGTTGATCGAAGCCTTCGTACCGCGCCGGGGCCGCTACCCGGCGCAGCTGACGGTCGCGGTGGCCGCCCAGGCGGCGGCACTGGCCGCCGTGGTCAAGGTGTGGCTGGACCTCGGCGACTCGGTCGGCAGGACCGCGGTGATGGGCTCGGTCGCGATCGACAGGCCCGCACTGTTCCTGCAGGGCACCCTCCTGGTGATCGGAATCCTCGGCACGCTGCTGATCGCCGAGCGCCGCATCGCCTCCGAGGTCGACGCGGACGACGGCGCGGCCGGGCTCGACGCGTTCACCCCGCAGGCATCGGCGGTGCCGGGCAGCGTCGCCGAGATTCAGGCCACCAAAGCCGGTGTCGCACAGACCGAGATCTTCCCGCTGACCATGTTCGCCCTCGGCGGCATGCTGCTCTTCGGCGCCTCAGAAGACCTCCTCACCATGTTCGTCGCGCTCGAGGTGCTGTCGCTGCCGCTCTACCTGATGTGCGGTCTGGCCCGGCACCGCAGGCTGCTGTCGCAGGAGGCCGCCCTCAAGTACTTCCTGCTCGGCGCATTCTCGTCGGCGTTCTTCCTGTACGGCATCGCCATGCTCTACGGCTACTCCGGCGAGCTGAGCCTCGCCGGGATCGGCGACGCGGTCGAGGCAGGTACGGGCGACACCACGATGGCCCTCGTCGGCGTCGCGCTGCTTGCGGTCGGCGTCCTGTTCAAAGTCGGTGCGGTGCCCTTCCATTCGTGGATCCCCGACGTCTACCAGGGAGCGCCGACGCCGGTCACCGCCTTCATGGCCGCGGCCACCAAGATCGCCGCGTTCGGCGCGACGCTGCGCATCTTCTACGTGGCGCTGCCCGGGCTGGCCGACGACTGGCGCCCCCTGATGTGGGCGGTCGCGATCCTGACGATGGTGGTGGGCACCATCACCGCGGTGTCGCAGAGCAACGTCAAGCGCATGCTGGCGTACTCGTCGGTCGCGCACGCCGGCTTCATCCTCACCGGCGTCGTCGCGCTCAACGAGAGCGGGCTGTCGGCGACGCTGTTCTACCTCGCCGCATACGGTTTCAGCACGCTGGGGGCATTCGCCGTGGTGAGCGTGGTGCGCAACGCGGCCGGTGAGGAGGAGACCGACATGTCCCGGTGGGCGGGTCTGGGGCGCAGGCATCCGCTGGTGGGCGTGGTCTTCGCACTGTTCCTGCTCGCGTTCGCGGGCATCCCGTTGACCAGTGGCTTCGTCAGCAAGTTCGCGGTGTTCAAGGCGGCGGCCGAGGGCGGCGCGTCGGCACTCGTGATCGTCGGCGTGTGCGCCAGCGCGGTCGCCGCGTACTTCTACGTCCGCGTGATCGTGCTGATGTTCTTCACCGACCCGCCCGACGACGCGCCGACGGTGGTGGTGCCGAGTTCGCTGAGCATGGCCGCGGTCGTCGTATCAGCGGCGATCACCCTGGCCCTCGGCGCGCTCCCCCAGCCGCTGCTCGACCTGGCCAACGACGCGAGTCAGTTCGTGCGCTAGCGTGCCCGCCATGAGCGAACTGGTGCTCGTCGCCGACCACGAGCACGTCCGGGTACTGACGCTCAACCGGCCCGAGTCGCGAAACGCGCTGAACCGCGCTCTGATTCGCGCGCTGTACGCCGCACTTCGGACCGCCGACGCCGACGACGCCGTGCGGGCCGTCGTGCTCACCGGCACCGATCCGGCATTCTGCGCGGGCATCGACTTGAAGGAGGCCGCGCGCGACGGCCTCGAGTACTTCGAGGAGTTCAAGACCCAGAGTTGCATCGCGGCCGTGGCCCAGATGACGACGCCCATCGTCGGTGCGGTCAACGGCGCGACCTTCACCGGTGGCCTGGAGCTGGCGCTGGGCTGCGACTTCCTGATCGCCTCCGACCGCGCAGTGTTCGCCGACACCCACGCGCGGGTGGGCATCCTGCCCGGTGGCGGCATGACGGCCCGGCTCCCGCAGGTGGTCGGCGCGGCGATGGCACGCCGGCTGTCCATGACCGGCGAGGTGGTCGACGCCGCACGCGCCGAGCACATCGGGCTCGTCACCGAGGTGGTTCCGCACGATCGATTGCTCGCTCGAGCGATCGAACTCGCGAACCGGATCGCCGAGGTGCCACGTCCGACCATGCTGGGGCTCAAGGAGATCTACGTCCGCGGCGCCGCCACCGTCACGCAACCCGCACTGGCCGCCGAAGACGACATCGCCGGTGCACACGACTACGACCTCGCGGGACTGGATCAACGCCGCCGCGACGTCGTCGCCAACAACAAGGCCCAGATCGACCCGAAGGCGGCACCGTGACCATCGACGCAGACCTCGTCGTCATCGGATTCGGCAAGGGCGGCAAGACGCTCGCGGCCACGCTCGGCAAGCAGGGCAAGCGCGTCGTGATGATCGAACGCTCCGCCGCGATGTACGGCGGCACGTGCATCAACATCGGCTGCGTTCCCACCAAGTCGATGGTCTTCCAGGCCGAGGAAGTGTCGGTGCACCCACCGGAACCCTCGGTGTACACCAACGCGATCCGCGCCACCGCCGACCTGACCTCCGGGATGCGCGGCGAGAACTTCGCGATGCTGGACACCATTCCCAGCGTCGACGTGCTCACGGGCACCGCATCGTTCGTCGATCCGCACACCGTGACCGTCGACACCGCCGACGGCATCGTGACCGTAATCGGTCGCACCATCGTGATCGGGACGGGATCGGAGCCGACCTGGCCCGACGTCCCCGGCCTGCGCGACAACCCGCGTGCCGTGACGAGCACCGACCTGCTGTCGACCGAGGACCTGCCCGCACGCCTGGTGGTGCTCGGCGGCGGCTACGTGGGTCTGGAGTTCGCGGCGATGTACGCGGCATACGGCGCCGAGGTGACCGTGCTGGAACGTCACGACGCGGTCCTGACTCGCGAGGACGACGACATCGCCTCGTGCGCAACCGAACTACTCGCCGAGGCCGGTGTCCACGTCGTGACGTCGGCGCAGGTGACGGCGGTCGATGGCGGGACCGTGCACTACGAGGTGGGCGGTGCGCCGACGAGCGTCGACGCCGACCTGATCCTGGTGGCGCTGGGTCGGCATCCCGTCACCGCGGATCTCGGTCTGGCCAACGCCGGCGTGGCCACCCGTCCCGACGGCTCGATCGAGGTCGACGAGCACCTGCGCACCAACGTGGCGCACGTGTTCGCGGTCGGTGACGTCAACGGTGGCCCGCA from Mycolicibacterium arabiense includes the following:
- the nuoN gene encoding NADH-quinone oxidoreductase subunit NuoN; translation: MNLVPPTVEYELLSPLLIVLGAAIVGVLIEAFVPRRGRYPAQLTVAVAAQAAALAAVVKVWLDLGDSVGRTAVMGSVAIDRPALFLQGTLLVIGILGTLLIAERRIASEVDADDGAAGLDAFTPQASAVPGSVAEIQATKAGVAQTEIFPLTMFALGGMLLFGASEDLLTMFVALEVLSLPLYLMCGLARHRRLLSQEAALKYFLLGAFSSAFFLYGIAMLYGYSGELSLAGIGDAVEAGTGDTTMALVGVALLAVGVLFKVGAVPFHSWIPDVYQGAPTPVTAFMAAATKIAAFGATLRIFYVALPGLADDWRPLMWAVAILTMVVGTITAVSQSNVKRMLAYSSVAHAGFILTGVVALNESGLSATLFYLAAYGFSTLGAFAVVSVVRNAAGEEETDMSRWAGLGRRHPLVGVVFALFLLAFAGIPLTSGFVSKFAVFKAAAEGGASALVIVGVCASAVAAYFYVRVIVLMFFTDPPDDAPTVVVPSSLSMAAVVVSAAITLALGALPQPLLDLANDASQFVR
- a CDS encoding enoyl-CoA hydratase, with the translated sequence MSELVLVADHEHVRVLTLNRPESRNALNRALIRALYAALRTADADDAVRAVVLTGTDPAFCAGIDLKEAARDGLEYFEEFKTQSCIAAVAQMTTPIVGAVNGATFTGGLELALGCDFLIASDRAVFADTHARVGILPGGGMTARLPQVVGAAMARRLSMTGEVVDAARAEHIGLVTEVVPHDRLLARAIELANRIAEVPRPTMLGLKEIYVRGAATVTQPALAAEDDIAGAHDYDLAGLDQRRRDVVANNKAQIDPKAAP
- a CDS encoding NADH-quinone oxidoreductase subunit M — encoded protein: MPWLTILWAVPMVGAALVMLLPSGARHLAKYAALAVSLVVLAVTVLLAMSFQPGGPRYQFVEDHDWIPSFGTGYILGIDGIALALVVLTAVLVPVLIVAGWNDATDHARSVHAYMALTLAVEGMVLISLTALDVLLFYVFFEAMLIPMYFLIGGFGGQEKSKAAVKFLLYNLFGGLIMLAAVIGLYVATAGSDAFASGTFDFRAIVDAMSSGALDVDPAVLNALFLGFMFAFAIKAPLWPFHRWLPDAAVESTPATAVLMMAVVDKVGTFGMLRYCLQLFPDASMTFRPLVITLAVIGIVYGAIVAIGQTDVMRLIAYTSISHFGFIILGIFVMTSQGQSGSTLYMVNHGISTAALFLIAGFLVSRRGTRAIAAYGGVQKVAPVLAGTFLVAGLATLSLPGLAPFVSEFLVLIGTFTVYPVFAVFAALALVLSAIYVLWAYQRMMTGPVTVGNEAIPDLVPRELLVITPLIAILLVLGVYPKPALDVIDPAVGHTLTTIGQQDPAPRVAQEGPAR
- a CDS encoding FAD-dependent oxidoreductase, whose amino-acid sequence is MTIDADLVVIGFGKGGKTLAATLGKQGKRVVMIERSAAMYGGTCINIGCVPTKSMVFQAEEVSVHPPEPSVYTNAIRATADLTSGMRGENFAMLDTIPSVDVLTGTASFVDPHTVTVDTADGIVTVIGRTIVIGTGSEPTWPDVPGLRDNPRAVTSTDLLSTEDLPARLVVLGGGYVGLEFAAMYAAYGAEVTVLERHDAVLTREDDDIASCATELLAEAGVHVVTSAQVTAVDGGTVHYEVGGAPTSVDADLILVALGRHPVTADLGLANAGVATRPDGSIEVDEHLRTNVAHVFAVGDVNGGPQFTYVSLDDYRIVADQLTGAGSRSTTDRRAVPFSLFMTPPLSRVGLTEREAKAAGHRVKVAALPVAKMATVPRARIVHQAKGMMKAVVDADTDEILGAALLSYDSHEVINTVALAMRHGITASTLRDEIYTHPSMTEAFNQLLGALA